The genome window gtgcTGTGTAATTGGTTGTTTAcgtgcttgtctgtgtgtgtgtgtgtgtgtgtgtgttctcgcggCTGTCGGGATGTAACGTAacacaagggaggagggagagatggttcCAGGAGTGACCGCTTGACCGCCCGCCCGCCGTGGTTGACCGCTCACCCCACCGCCGCTGACCCTGACAACACCCTCGAGATGGACAGGAAATAACCACTAAAGAGCTGTGCGTGGCTCCAAAAAATGGCACGCACCGTGGGAACGCGATCAAGCCCTATTTTGTGGCGGGAGGcaggggcgtggtggtggtggtggtggtgggagggtatTGTGCTTGTGCCTGTGGTGGATTGTGGTGATGAGGATATGATTGTTGTGGTGAGGAACTGGTGATGTGTCTGTTGTtgttatatttgttgttgttgctgttgttatgaaTGTGGAGGAAGTGATTTTGTTTCCTACATGCTTTGGTTGCCCTTGATGTTATTATAATTGTGGAGGAAGTGATCTTTTTTTtcctagtgttgttgttgttgtcattattactattactattattattactcttatcattattactattaccattaatgttttcattactatcatcattaccatcgtTAATATAGTACATGTTAACAAATattttcatcatcctcatcatcaataCGGAGACCTTCCTCTACAACTGAGCcttgaatcatcatcatcatcaccaccaccaccataactgcgctcatcatcattatccccaccaccagcaccaccactacaagGCCTGCAGGTGCATCAGGGGTCACTAATTGCTGCCGTGACAGGGCCAGGtgtacctcctcccccttcacacacacacacacacacacacacacacacacacacacactatccccccctccACTTATTACAATAACTAAAAccctcaccactgtcaccataaCCCTCCCTACTACATCCCCCATCCACCCCCcactaacctccccttcccccttccccccctccaagAAACGGCCAACACGTGAATGGCAGCGCGTCACAACAGGCTCCACACGACGACTGCTGGTCCTCATTGTGTCCCGCCCCATTGTTGCGTCAGCGTGCAGCCTACGTCCACAGAGCCTCCCACAATGTTTCATCCGGGGGTggtgaaggggggcgggggggtgagCGATAGAGAATGAGCGGCCGGGGTTTTGGAATTATGGGCGGATGCGTGACAGTGAAGGATTGGAGGCCCCGcgcccatccacccatccaccccgCCCCGTGAACGCACCTGTCTCGTTGTTGTTCACCTGTTgatcctcatccttttccccctcccccagtccctccttctcctctttccacctCGCTATGCTTATGTTGATTCCTCCCTCTCATTACCTCCCTGTATACATCCCTCTcgtctcatctctttcccttcccttcctctcctctttccatcctatCATAGTACCTCCCTATATCCaattcatccctctcttcctgtttcccttccccttcctctcctctttccacctAGCTATGCTTGTGTTGATTCCTCCTCTCATAATCTTTCTATATtggtccctttcttcctttatctcattACGTTTACTCATTACGTTTActcatcctcatccacctcctctctctcccactcttcctacctcccttcttccctttcattccctcttttccccctccctccctttacttatcCCAGtggctattatcattattgttgttattaccttCTGTTGCAGctatcattgtattttttttacgaCTACTAAAGTATTATAATCAAGTACCGTTCCTCCAGCACTTAACACGCAGAGCAGTAGTCGCAAATAATTGTGACAGCTGGTTTACAGAATTTTtagaatgattctctctctctctctctctctctctctctctctctctctctctctctctctctctctctaatgtgtgtgtgcgtgtgtgtgtcacaaTGCAGTAAGTCACCCAGCAGCATCTTCCATACGCCCACTACACGGCGGCCAAGGCTTATTGTCCTCCCACAAGGTCACGCAGAGCTTTTGCATAATTCAACAAAAGCCTCTCATTCAACACTGGCCACATGAATGGAATTATCACACAATGCCGCCGCAGGAAACAGTCATGTGGTAATCAGCTTATTTCCTACAAAAAAAATGTTACTTCTGATTTGGTGCACCTGTTCCGACTCACGAATGTGTTCCCTCTTACCAGCTGATACTTCATTACCTAAGCCCATAACGCTATGAAGAAAAGACAACAGGTAGATTATCCTTTTGCTGGCTACATGCCAATAATAATTAGACCAGGGTGTGTTTCACCAGAAGCTTGACCACATATGACTCTGCCGTGACCAAGTGTCGCGATGCATGAGGAAGGCTGGGTGCATAGCCTAACATATAAATAAGTCGTAGTTtacccttgttcttctttttcttttgacctgtaacgctttgtctCGCTTCTTAGCTCCCACCCACTGATAACAGAACGAGCCTCCCCGCAAGATGGCCACTGAACGCCTCGATCCCGAAAACACAACCTAAGGCTATACACACATTTATCACGCCTTCCACAtcataaatatataaaactgTTACTGTACTCACATCTAGGGTGCATGGTGAACTTCAGGGCTGCTCGATGTCACTGTGGATCAATGGAAACGACAGGAAAACACGATAATTATGCCTGTGACCTCTGACCGCCGACACTCGTCACAATAAACGCGTGCACTACCGATGGCGATGATGGTTAATTGTGgttctatccttcttttctattcctgttGACTTCTGGGAGGTTTAAAGGTTAGTAGACTACATATGTGACAATAAAAGAGCTGTTAGTTAAGTAGGAAATGAGATATCGGCGAGTTCATAATAACAATTTATCTCTATACCTACCGTACACATATTCTTATAACTAGTAACGATAATATGAGCTCTTAATTCAAACAATATtaaattttcttattattttcatagAGCTACAGTGCTTCATTCATGCTCGAGGTCAAAGTCTACTGATTATAAAACATCTGTGGGTATATGAGGCAGATAATTAATAGGTACACATAAGCATATTCCACGCCAGTGTTGTGCATAATTTATTTTGAGGTTTAATCGATCAAGTAATCAAACTGCAAAAACCGAGTAAACCGAACACTACTCGAACCGAAACCTTCATCCCAATCGCACCGATGCCAtgttgtcgtactcagagcattttATTTTCTAGCTTCTGACTCAAaattattgccaagaaacacgccaataactaaccattttcaacaataactatatatgaagccagttactggagtggaggagacagttttgggttgGTAATCGACAAATATGCGAGACTGAGTACGACACTCTGGCAAAGGTGGTCAACAGTCATGGCGGCCGAGTCCTGTCATTTCCTTGCCGTGTGTCACGTTTTTCAGGCCGGCGGCATTCTTGGGTGGCCGACAGCCTCTCCAAATCCATGACTGAAGTAGAAGGTTCTCCAGGTTATAAGGTAGGGCTTTATGTGGCCGGTATAAAGGTCGAAATATGAACCCGAGACATATGTACGGACCACAGAGTAATAACTTCTACTTCACATCAGTTAATACGTGGAATCGGCTCCCTTCTGAAATAGTTGAGGCTCAAACAATTAACGCATTTATATGTCGTCTAGATAAGTATTGGGAAATTGCAGACTTTAAGTTCGACCCGACCATGTCACCACCCTCAGTTAACTTGTCAACATAGTAATATGAGCGCAGCATAGAGTCATTTCATTCGACTGGTCTGGGAAACGTGTACTTAAGTATACTTAAGTGTATAACTGTGAATTGAATCATCTCTACCAATCCTCACGTGTAGTTTGTCATGTTCGGGTAAATGAGTGTTTCCGCTTACCACTGTGAGCTATGAAGTTATGTATTGTCTTGAATGTAGCCTAGACACCATCATGACCATAGCAGTTGCGCTTTCTTGagcctttgatgtaaaaaaaaaaactaggtgcCAATTTcgcagtccaacacagtggctttgtagtCGCCTGAACCAAACTATTTAatcttctacactttttttttttttttttttacgtcgttgcctgttgcgccggtaggcatcttcctggtggggcctgatggtcggcccaaggcttcttccaggtggggcctgatggtcggcccagcccgttctggcgcaggcgagtgtttatagtggcgccatcttgcattggctcatgctgccccccggaactcgttcttgattcgcttggacggcttcctcaagagtccggattgatgggtggtcttcaggacagcatgtgggtagttttaagccactcggcggtgactgaaaaatccgagtggtagcgtggggattcgaacccgcgtcgtccatcacacggtgaatgtgggtccagtacgctaccagttctgCCACCGCTTACCCATTCTATTATGGTTAGGTTATCAATACAACACCAGATACACAAGAGATTTCCCGTATAGCTTCCTCAAATTTGTTAACTTAAAATAGCATcaccaaacactacacaaggaatttttgaAGTCCTTGGTATTGGTACagaggcttactaacccatcatggcaaCCTGTGAAAGTGACCCTAGGTTCTGGCAGCCTTAATGGTGCCATAACTCATCATCCTTCCTCCCGAGGACACTTCAGATATTCACCCTAAGTGTCATGGGTCACAGACATCAGTGCCGTCACAGGAAGCGTCGTTAATGTGCTTTGTAACAATTACCTGCATCATTGGTGCAGGGCCTTACATCATTActacatcacaaaaaaaaaaaaaaaaaaaaaaacatgatttttGGGGAGTTGAATCTGTGAGTTGGTTATACTCATCTTAATATTTCCATTCACTGTGGTAACATTTTTTTAACACTGTTGCCATTGTTTACTTTCAGAGCTTGTCtcattctttaccttttctcaGCATTGATGTCCATGGCCAAGTCAAGCCCTAGTGTGAGAGTTTCATACGCTGGAGGGAACTATACACACTGTTATTGGTTGAAattctattttcatatttttatacataaaatataaaaacacaacATTCACTCTAGTCAAAGTCATCTATTGTTGTTGCATTCCTCTCTTCACCGAGGATCCATGGCCTTTCTCTCCAAAACTCATCCCTTATTACATCAAAGTGGCCAACAGTAATGCTGCTGCACCTGTCCCCTGGTCTCCCCACCTGGCTGGCCTCACACTGCTCACCAGGGGGGCCACACAAACCTCTCTCGGGTGCTCCAGACACAAACTCTCGAAACATGACAGTTCCTTTCCTAAAGATTgcatcttcatcatcataattCTGTTCAAACCTGTTTAGGAGAATTGCTCTCTTATCTTTAGAGAAAGTTCCACACAATATTTCTTCTGCCTTCTGCCTTGAACACTGCCCCTGTTGTACTAAAGCCCAGAAACAAGTATTGTACATATTATTTATATGACAATCTGCTTGACGCCAACTCAGATAATCTCTAAGGCAGGAATTGTTGGGATACAAGACTACCCGAGCATCAAAAGCTGGGCAGTACTGGAGAGCCACGTCCCCAAACAGACTTGACCAATGAAACACATAGACCGCTGCAAACAAACTAACAATGCTGGAGATCATCTTGTTGCCTTGGCGGCCACACATCTTTGAATATCTATGGATAACAAAAGAATATTCATCACTTTGACCATAAGAAAATATTATATCAGGAAATTCCTCCATAACTGAAGTAGCTGCCTTGTTCATTAATTCTATTGATCTAATGTCATTGGGCTTTTTAAAATCATGCTTCTCTGAAAACTTGTGGAAGCCTTTTCCATCAATTCTCACCACCATCCAGGTGTGAGGCAGTAAGTGTTCCTTCTTCTCAAAGTGTTTAAGGTAACTGTACTTGCTGCTCACCTTAGTGGGCTGCTCCAGCTCAAAGATTTCACTCCAGAAGCTGTCTTTGATAAGATCTGTATGCATAACAATTACAGTGCTCTGATTTCTTTGAGATATGGACCCATTTGGTGTAGTAACAGCTTTTTGTACCTTTTTACGCACAGCAACACTTCCTTTTTTAAACACATTATCTTGCTTGTTATAATTGATATTACATTTTGAAAATAAAATTTCATTTAGTGCTGCTTCATTGGCACCTTTCAAGGCTTCACTAACTTCCTCAGGCAACAATCTTGCTTTAGAAATTAGGGACCAAAATGTGGTATTATACAGGTTTTGATGATGGCAAACATTCTGGCATTTGGTCATGTAATCCCTCAAACTCTGATCATCTGGAACCAAGTGAATAGTGCCCTCTATAAGTGGTGGAAAGTTTAAGACTGAAGACCCAAAAATACATGGCCATTTGTGAACAAAAGCAGATGACATGAGACTGCACACATTAGTCAGAAGTTTTGGGCCCCGTCTCCTGTACAGTGTTGTGTTTtttgaaaagagaaaattaaattcTCTGGAAAAACTATAGCAGAGAACTATGTCTTTGAAGTCTTGCATAACAACTTCCACTGACGCCTCCATCAGCCTGGTGAGGTTGTGGTCATTGGGTCGCTCCAGTTGGTGCACATGGTAGAGGTCTTCATAGTTCTTGAAGTTCAGAGCAACCACAATCCAGTGTCGTGGATCAAGCTGCCCTTCTTCTTCAAAGGATTTCACATATTCAAACTTGCTCTGAGCCATTGGAAACAAATCTATATGGATTCTCCTTAGCAATGGCAAAAGGCTGTGTCTCTTCAGTAATGTTCTGGGCAGGATCTGGATCATTGGTatctggaaataaataaaaagttcccTATAAGTTACTAGGTTTTTGTAATGAAGAGGAAGGGCTCATGCAAGGTTGAGACCtgctcacatacacacaaaatgatGAAACTGCAGGAATATATTCTGTGATTCTCCATTTTAGGTGTCTGAAATACAGACTTTTAATTTAAAACTACATACATATATTCTCCCAGCTCTACCTATTGCGGTGTTCGATTATACCTGTGAAGAGAGCAAAGCTTGCAAAGCATGTTTTTTGATAAATCATATTGGCTACCAGTTCACCTCTTCGCCATTTGGGGTGCCTCACATGTGTCTTTGTGGCATCGGCAATGCTTTACTCATTTTTTACCAACTTTTTTTACTGTTTTGGTATTGCCTAGCACAGCACtgactcttaacccggtagcagcgacgggcaaaatttgtggctttattgtgtagcagcgacaggccaaatttatgccatgatataaaccccccaaaatagatgatatataatctgatcacaaatgctttgatatatattatgaaatggtttgtgtgaggggtgatttttttattttttttcgcttggtgggaccattaagaaacatgatccccgctgcttccggGTTAAGACCATAAGTCGAAATATCCACACCTTCAAAAATCATACCCATGTAATATCAAATTGAGTGATATATAGTGTTTAAAGGCAAAAATATGATGAGCAACTGGATTGGTAAAGATGCCTTACCAGAACTTATTCTTTTCCACCCCAATATaccctacattttttttcacctCAAGTGACTAGTcacgaggtgaaaaaaaaaaaattaaataaataaaattacctTAAGTCAGACCACCAACTTTAAAATCAATATTAAATACTGTAACTCATAACCTCTTTATGTATCAGGGAAAGAACAAAGACATGCAAAAAAGTTTATTTACAGAGAAATTTGTACTCTTTGTGTTGCAAACTGCTACTCTTGAATGCAAGAACACAGAAACATACTTCTGACAGTCCAGTTAGAGGATAGACTGGcctatctaaaaaaaaataaaaaaataaaaaaaagttttgttaagttaggttcagttgagggcatcttcaaacacatgacagccaacaATTTGTAGgataaattaagaaagaaagacctcactttgttatattgAGTCCTACGAGTAgagaagcatatatgatttttctgaggaCTGATGCATGGTAATTATTCTGAGTTTTttttaggtttggttaagtttagggcatcttcaaacacatgataggcaaCAGCTTATGGCgtaaaataacaaagaatgacctcacatagTCAGAAAATAATAAGTCTCATTCGTAAGGAAGCATACCGTACATGATTTTTAGGAGTAAATACATACGATAACTTTGTGgttttgtaaggttaggttaagtttagggtatcttcaaacacatgatggccagtAACTCACattataaatcaacaaggaatgacctcactttgttgtatagaaagtctcattagtaaggaagcatatatgatttttctgagtcaagacccacagtaactgtttgggttttgttagattaggttaagtttagggtatcttcaaacacatgataggagGGAACATATGACACAAATCAACAAAGGAAGAGCTCACTGTGTCAGATAATAAGTTTGATTAGTAAAGAGGCATTTATGAATTTACTAAGTGCatatatagtgactgtttgggttataattaggtaaggttaaggtctCTTCaagcacatgacagccagcaacttatggtataaatcaacaaagaatgaggtCACTTTGTTATATAttaagtctcattagtaaggaagcaaaaaTGATTTTTCTGAGTTAGATGTATGGTAATTgttcagggttttgttaggttaggttaagtttagggtattttcaaacacatgactgCCATCAACTGAaggtaaaaatcaacaaagaaagactTCAGTGcattatatagaaagtctcattagtaaggaagcatatatgatttttcggAGTCAAGACATATACATATATGGTTACTGTTTGGGGTATTGTTAGGTTAGCCTAAGTTTGAGGTATCTTCAAACAAAAGATTGCCAGAAACTTAAAGCACAAATTAACAAAGAGAGACCTTCCTCTGTTAGATAGTCTTATTGCTGAGGAAGAGTATATAAATTATTCTGAGTAAAGACACATAGTagatgtttggggttttgttaggttaggtaacctAGCCTAACAAAACCCAGTGGTGGAGGCTTGCtaaatgaaacagtacagtctgttcatgcgtgtggcgaggaccttgagatctcagaaag of Eriocheir sinensis breed Jianghai 21 chromosome 2, ASM2467909v1, whole genome shotgun sequence contains these proteins:
- the LOC127002176 gene encoding uncharacterized protein LOC127002176 isoform X1 — translated: MSRISFRIPMIQILPRTLLKRHSLLPLLRRIHIDLFPMAQSKFEYVKSFEEEGQLDPRHWIVVALNFKNYEDLYHVHQLERPNDHNLTRLMEASVEVVMQDFKDIVLCYSFSREFNFLFSKNTTLYRRRGPKLLTNVCSLMSSAFVHKWPCIFGSSVLNFPPLIEGTIHLVPDDQSLRDYMTKCQNVCHHQNLYNTTFWSLISKARLLPEEVSEALKGANEAALNEILFSKCNINYNKQDNVFKKGSVAVRKKVQKAVTTPNGSISQRNQSTVIVMHTDLIKDSFWSEIFELEQPTKVSSKYSYLKHFEKKEHLLPHTWMVVRIDGKGFHKFSEKHDFKKPNDIRSIELMNKAATSVMEEFPDIIFSYGQSDEYSFVIHRYSKMCGRQGNKMISSIVSLFAAVYVFHWSSLFGDVALQYCPAFDARVVLYPNNSCLRDYLSWRQADCHINNMYNTCFWALVQQGQCSRQKAEEILCGTFSKDKRAILLNRFEQNYDDEDAIFRKGTVMFREFVSGAPERGLCGPPGEQCEASQVGRPGDRCSSITVGHFDVIRDEFWRERPWILGEERNATTIDDFD
- the LOC127002176 gene encoding uncharacterized protein LOC127002176 isoform X2, which encodes MIQILPRTLLKRHSLLPLLRRIHIDLFPMAQSKFEYVKSFEEEGQLDPRHWIVVALNFKNYEDLYHVHQLERPNDHNLTRLMEASVEVVMQDFKDIVLCYSFSREFNFLFSKNTTLYRRRGPKLLTNVCSLMSSAFVHKWPCIFGSSVLNFPPLIEGTIHLVPDDQSLRDYMTKCQNVCHHQNLYNTTFWSLISKARLLPEEVSEALKGANEAALNEILFSKCNINYNKQDNVFKKGSVAVRKKVQKAVTTPNGSISQRNQSTVIVMHTDLIKDSFWSEIFELEQPTKVSSKYSYLKHFEKKEHLLPHTWMVVRIDGKGFHKFSEKHDFKKPNDIRSIELMNKAATSVMEEFPDIIFSYGQSDEYSFVIHRYSKMCGRQGNKMISSIVSLFAAVYVFHWSSLFGDVALQYCPAFDARVVLYPNNSCLRDYLSWRQADCHINNMYNTCFWALVQQGQCSRQKAEEILCGTFSKDKRAILLNRFEQNYDDEDAIFRKGTVMFREFVSGAPERGLCGPPGEQCEASQVGRPGDRCSSITVGHFDVIRDEFWRERPWILGEERNATTIDDFD